Proteins from a genomic interval of Xylocopa sonorina isolate GNS202 chromosome 4, iyXylSono1_principal, whole genome shotgun sequence:
- the LOC143422668 gene encoding uncharacterized protein LOC143422668, translating into MVQLKFNRHAFPVVLGRQIGIIKSATLQCLVRHGPRRPRYRIQIAGFATDHHRAYSFHWLPVTSRMHDATIRCTASRRSLRHSLAGTPTHSRFSVYRDFQKRSLVQFPFHFQSGATTLVYHRRSLDSSDGLQ; encoded by the exons ATGGTGCAATTGAAGTTCAACCGACATGCCTTCCC AGTGGTACTCGGCCGTCAAATAGGCATTATTAAATCGGCCACTTTGCAATGTCTCGTAAGGCACGGACCGCGGCGACCTCGGTACAGGATTCAGATCGCCGGATTTGCCACGGATCATCACAGGGCGTATTCCTTTCACTGGTTGCCTGTTACGAGCAGGATGCACGATGCAACGATTCGCTGCACCGCATCGAGACGATCcttgcgacactccctagccGGCACACCAACGCATTCACGTTTCTCGGTCTATCGAGATTTTCAGAAACGATCTCTCGTCCAATTTCCTTTTCATTTCCAATCAGGGGCAACGACACTCGTTTATCATCGACGTTCATTGGATAGCAGTGATGGACTGCAATGA
- the LOC143423010 gene encoding endocuticle structural glycoprotein SgAbd-1, with translation MVSGQLNRYPYNPDYYGRRFAILRQSQDSSPDGSYSYSYDTENGISVAEQGTPKYVGPNQIESVRGQFSYTAPDGTPVLLTYTADENGFQANGAHLPTPPPIPVAIQRALAHNAAHPEEEEPYRRY, from the exons ATGGTTTCCGGCCAATTGAACAGATACCCGTACAACCCTGATTATTACGGTCGACGTTTCGCCATATTGCGACAATCGCAAGATTCCTCTCCGGATGGATCGTACTCGTACAG TTACGACACGGAGAACGGCATATCTGTAGCGGAACAGGGAACGCCTAAGTATGTTGGACCGAATCAAATCGAGTCGGTGCGAGGACAATTTAGTTACACGGCGCCGGATGGGACGCCGGTCTTGCTCACTTACACCGCCGACGAGAACGGTTTCCAAGCTAATGGTGCCCACTTACCAACGCCACCGCCGATACCAGTAGCGATACAACGGGCTTTGGCTCACAACGCTGCCCATCCCGAGGAAGAGGAGCCATACAGAAGATACTGA
- the LOC143422994 gene encoding uncharacterized protein LOC143422994 has translation MVTIVLLRTMSSLTLSKLKKKTAVETVNRVKKKIDRFDGLTEEEVQKYTLPDYLQMGLDMVFVGINPSLMAAHRGRYYAGPGNHFYKLLHESGLTPRLLTYEEDHKLPRYGIGLTNIVERATRSSADLKRTEIRDGSKIVEEKLKLYKPKIAVFNGKCIYEVFANKTGNFNFGLQPERIQETIAVWVTPSSSARCANFPRMTDKLHFFTSLKRYLQFLNGEIKHVDMKEFLFEGKCKQFIPRTSKMWRRKNVSAFLHGGRIANKDTVYMDTSDENVAVAHSTEFIVMKLQTSDDNAEQTESKSLDTFEMCVSLNDSIKTFFENDQSPRKKHSQVVNNIETDIHKIETHVKSESTISKDQTSNSKKKPNFKSLPKKPVRKKEVENNTDADFVNLIKQRLMKKVEHEFDDE, from the coding sequence ATGGTAACGATCGTTTTACTCCGTACGATGTCTTCGCTCACTCTGAGCAAACTGAAAAAGAAAACGGCCGTGGAAACGGTTAACAGAGTGAAGAAGAAAATCGACCGATTCGACGGATTGACGGAAGAAGAGGTGCAAAAATATACTTTACCGGATTATCTTCAAATGGGTCTGGACATGGTATTCGTTGGAATTAATCCGAGTTTAATGGCAGCGCATCGTGGTAGATATTACGCAGGTCCAGGTAATCATTTTTACAAACTTTTGCATGAGTCGGGATTAACGCCTAGGCTTTTAACTTACGAGGAGGATCACAAGCTTCCACGATACGGGATTGGTTTAACGAACATAGTCGAGCGGGCTACAAGATCTTCTGCCGACTTGAAACGCACAGAAATAAGAGACGGTTCCAAGATCGTCGAAGAGAAATTGAAACTTTACAAACCAAAGATCGCCGTTTTCAATGGAAAATGTATCTACGAAGTGTTCGCTAATAAGACTGGTAATTTTAATTTTGGATTACAACCAGAGCGCATCCAAGAGACTATAGCAGTTTGGGTCACGCCTTCGAGCAGTGCTCGTTGCGCAAACTTTCCAAGAATGACTGACAAGTTACATTTTTTCACTTCGTTGAAAAGGTACTTGCAATTCCTAAATGGAGAAATCAAGCACGTAGATATGAAAGAATTCCTGTTTGAGGGGAAATGCAAACAGTTTATCCCTAGAACATCGAAAATGTGGAGGAGGAAAAATGTTTCTGCATTTTTACACGGGGGAAGAATTGCTAATAAGGACACTGTGTATATGGATACATCAGATGAAAATGTAGCAGTAGCTCATAGCACAGAATTCATTGTAATGAAACTACAAACTAGTGATGACAATGCAGAACAAACTGAATCTAAATCCTTGGATACTTTTGAAATGTGTGTATCTTTAAACGATAGTATAAAAACATTTTTTGAAAATGATCAATCTCCACGAAAGAAACATTCACAGGTTGTAAATAATATAGAGACTGATATACATAAAATTGAGACGCATGTCAAGTCTGAATCAACAATATCTAAAGATCAAACAAGCAATAGTAAAAAGAAACCAAATTTTAAAAGTCTTCCCAAGAAACCAGTTAGAAAAAAGGAGGTTGAGAATAATACTGATGCGGATTTTGTAAACCTGATAAAACAAAGACTGATGAAAAAAGTAGAGCATGAATTTGATGATGAATAA
- the Mfe2 gene encoding peroxisomal multifunctional enzyme type 2 — MSGSEELRFDGRVVIVTGAGAGLGRAYALLFASRGASVVVNDLGGGRHGDGSSSKSADAVVNEIRRSGGKAVANYDSVLDGAKIVKTAIDAFGRVDVVVNNAGILRDKSFAKLSDTDWDLVLNVHLNGAFKTTQAAWPYFLKQKYGRVIMTTSNSGLYGNFGQANYCAAKMGLVGLANNLAIEGSSKNIHTNVIVPTAGSRLTEDIIPPDLFEALKPELIAPVVVWLCHERCMENGSIIDSALGWAGKCHMIRSSGSMLRQNLTDKITPEDVEKRWSAVIDMSSAKHFNSIEEVTVEFMNMTEGMNSESSEISELKNKQVYKHTYNYRDTILYALGVGASIQIPADFRYLYEHDSNFAVLPTFYVTYGPIYLIHNTSWETYLPNFQIDPTKVLHGEQYIEVYKPLPTEATVETEFKVVDVLDKGKNAAFVIQHDTFDSSTRERLSMGQMMLLVLGAGGFQGKRTSTNLIPIIEPPNRQPDASVAQKTNYDQAALYRLNGDINPLHIDSNVATMAGFEKPILHGLCSLGFAVRHVLQTYADGDPSLFKAVKTRFVKPVLPGQTLRTDMWKEDNRIHFETYITEGNAPVLSGGYVDLKQAIFKQPSVNSDNQPLESDAAFKGLDDYIKANMKQVKEINAVFIYHILLNGKPQATWTLDLKKGEVYRGMPKSGKADTTLTIEDADMVQMALGKLKPETAFQQRKLKISGNIMLAQKLKLIMDAGKSKL, encoded by the exons ATGAGTGGATCAGAAGAATTACGTTTCGATGGTCGAGTAGTAATAGTTACTGGTGCAGGAGCAG GTTTAGGCCGTGCGTACGCCTTGCTCTTTGCTTCGAGGGGTGCTAGTGTTGTAGTGAATGATTTAGGTGGAGGCAGGCACGGCGATGGAAGCAGCAGCAAAAGTGCAGATGCAGTTGTTAACGAAATCAGGAGAAGTG GTGGAAAAGCAGTGGCTAATTATGACTCTGTTCTCGATGGTGCAAAAATTGTTAAAACAGCTATTGATGCATTTGGACGAGTAGATGTTGTAGTTAACAATGCCGGAATTTTAAGAGATAAATCCTTTGCCAAGTTATCGGACACTGATTGGG ACTTGGTACTAAATGTTCATTTAAATGGTGCTTTTAAAACCACTCAAGCTGCTTGGCCGTACTTTCTTAAACAAAAATATGGTAGAGTAATCATGACAACGAGTAACAGTGGATTGTATGGAAATTTTGGTCAAGCCAATTACTGCGCAGCAAAAATGGGTCTTGTTGGTTTGGCCAATAATTTAGCTATTGAAGGCAGCAGTAAAAATATACATACTAACGTAATAGTACCAACAGCTGGGTCTCGTTTAACAGAAGATATTATTCCACCAG ACCTTTTTGAGGCACTAAAACCTGAACTAATAGCTCCTGTAGTTGTTTGGTTGTGTCATGAGAGATGTATGGAAAATGGCTCCATTATTGATAGTGCATTAGGATGGGCAGGAAAAT GTCACATGATTCGTTCATCAGGATCAATGTTAAGGCAGAATCTGACAGATAAAATCACTCCTGAAGATGTTGAAAAAAGATGGTCAGCAGTTATTGACATGTCGTCTGCTAAACACTTTAATTCCATTGAG GAGGTAACAGTGGAATTTATGAATATGACTGAAGGAATGAATTCAGAAAGTTCTGAGATATCAGAGTTAAAG aataaaCAAGTTTACAAACATACTTACAATTACCGAGATACTATATTGTATGCACTGGGAG TTGGCGCTTCTATTCAGATACCAGCCGATTTTCGTTATTTGTATGAACATGATAGCAATTTTGCTGTATTGCCTACATTTTATGTTACTTATGGTCCAATTTAtctcatacataacacttcctggGAAACATACTTACCAAATTTTCAAATAGATCCAACAAAG GTACTACATGgagaacaatacatcgaagtttaTAAACCATTACCAACAGAAGCTACGGTTGAAACAGAATTTAAAGTTGTGGATGTATTAGATAAGGGAAAGAATGCTGCATTCGTGATACAAC ATGATACATTTGATAGCAGTACCAGGGAAAGATTATCTATGGGTCAGATGATGTTACTCGTATTAGGAGCTGGTGGCTTTCAAGGAAAACGAACATCTACAAACCTTATACCAATTATTGAACCACCAAATCGACAACCAGACGCTTCGGTTGCACAGAAAACAAATTACGACCAG GCTGCACTGTACAGATTAAACGGAGACATAAATCCATTGCACATTGATTCGAACGTAGCTACGATGGCAGGTTTTGAGAAACCTATCTTACATGGACTATGTTCTCTTGGTTTCGCTGTTCGTCATGTGCTTCAAACTTACGCTGATGGTGACCCGAGTCTATTTAAAGCTGTTAAG ACTCGTTTTGTTAAACCAGTACTTCCAGGACAAACATTGCGAACAGATATGTGGAAAGAAGATAATAGAATACATTTCGAGACATATATTACCGAGGGGAATGCACCAGTTTTGTCAG GTGGTTACGTCGACTTAAAGCAAGCGATATTCAAGCAACCAAGCGTTAATTCTGATAATCAACCTCTTGAAAGTGATGCAGCGTTTAAAGGACTTGACGATTACATTAAAGCAAATATGAAACAAGTAAAGGAAATCAACGCAGTATTTATTTATCACATTCTGTTGAATGGAAAACCTCAAGCAACATGGA CTCTAGATTTAAAAAAAGGTGAAGTTTATAGAGGAATGCCAAAATCAGGCAAAGCTGATACAACATTGACTATTGAGGATGCAGATATGGTTCAGATg GCTTTAGGTAAATTAAAGCCTGAAACAGCGTTCCAGCAAAGGAAGCTAAAGATTTCTGGAAATATCATGCTCGCACAAAAATTAAAGCTAATTATGGACGCTGGTAAATCAAAATTGTAG
- the LOC143422667 gene encoding larval cuticle protein LCP-17, with protein sequence MKFLVVISVALLAVASADVRDLPAAIVKQSQNISPDGSYSYSYETENGIYHSETGSPVATDARSAPATVIQGQYQYAAPDGTPISVRYVADQNGFQAEGEHIAPVPVLIQRALEYIRAHPPKHDFYDHELVNLAVRCLELEKPRFITRDLFNTRKKCALLMLANPAQHN encoded by the exons ATGAAGTTCCTC GTCGTGATCTCGGTCGCACTTTTGGCTGTGGCATCAGCCGACGTTCGTGACCTGCCCGCGGCTATCGTGAAACAATCTCAAAACATATCGCCTGACGGATCCTATTCTTATTCTTACGAAACCGAGAACGGAATTTATCACAGCGAAACTGGAAGCCCGGTAGCCACGGATGCAAGGAGCGCACCTGCCACTGTCATCCAAGGACAATATCAATACGCAGCCCCTGATGGCACGCCGATCAGCGTAAGATATGTTGCCGATCAGAACGGATTCCAAGCGGAAGGCGAACATATCGCGCCTGTTCCTGTTCTGATCCAAAGGGCTCTCGAATATATCAGAGCGCATCCGCCAAAACATGA TTTCTACGATCACGAGTTGGTCAATTTAGCTGTTCGTTGTCTGGAATTAGAGAAGCCACGCTTTATAACGAGAGATCTTTTTAATACGCGCAAGAAGTGTGCTCTTCTTATGTTAGCTAATCCCGCGCAGCATAACTAA
- the Rep gene encoding rab escort protein encodes MEDYLPNEYDVVVVGTGMTESIVAAAASRIGKKVLHLDSNEYYGGLWATFNFDGLQKWIEDLKVSKDNIKDVSGVDLEPEEKFLKTSNEYSTVENIEETWYIAKEADLPVVSCKDTQTDSTGDGNGNGDEKTDDDKLEKKENVKQWSIDRIRKEYRKFNIDLAPKLLFARGELVELLISSNIARYAEFRAVSRVATFMDGKLTQVPCSRADVFANKTVSVVEKRMLMQLLTSCMEQGADSPEFDGFRDKTFLEYLNTKNLTPIVQHYVVQAIAMATEKTSCRDGVNRTKHFLNSLGRYGNTPFLWPMYGSGELPQCFCRLCAVFGGVYCLKRQLDGVVIHKDKCKAIISGKQRISLEHLVVGQGHLPPEVVASEGDQRISRGIFITDRSIMQGEKENLTLLYYPPEQPDQEPVTLIELGPSTNACPQGLFMVHMTCKRTTDAKEDLAYVVNKFLKAEPLDPLAIRSSIHSHTQTVSPDKRHLQEGDQAGREESAENPKPQVLWSLYLNLPASDIQLNDSTPNNLHLCSGPDLELDFDFAVNQAKSIFESMYPEEDFLPRAPDPEEIVLEGEEAPGPKFEGDTEAEEKQDVEKAEKED; translated from the exons ATGGAGGACTATCTGCCAAATGAATATGATGTCGTCGTCGTGGGGACAG GTATGACAGAGTCGATTGTTGCAGCAGCTGCGAGTAGAATTGGTAAAAAGGTCCTTCACCTAGACAG TAACGAATATTATGGTGGCCTATGGGCAACATTTAATTTCGATGGTCTACAGAAATGGATTGAGGACTTGAAAGTGTCCAAAGACAATATTAAGGATGTATCTGGAGTGGATTTGGAACCTGAAGAGAAATTTTTGAAAACTAGTAACGAATATTCAACTGTTGAAAATATTGAGGAAACTTGGTATATCGCAAA AGAAGCTGATTTACCAGTAGTTTCTTGCAAAGATACTCAAACAGATAGTACTGGAGACGGCAATGGTAACGGCGATGAAAAAACTGATGATGATAAacttgaaaagaaagaaaatgtaaAACAATGGAGTATAGATCGTATAAGGAAAGAATACAGAAAATTTAATATTGATTTGGCACCAAAG TTATTATTTGCACGAGGTGAGCTAGTTGAGTTGTTGATCTCCAGTAATATTGCCCGTTATGCTGAATTTCGAGCAGTGTCCAGAGTAGCTACATTTATGGATGGGAAGCTAACACAAGTACCTTGTTCAAGAGCTGATGTATTTGCAAATAAAACTGTTAGTGTTGTtgagaaaagaatgttaatgcagtTGCTTACTTCATGTATGGAACAAGGTGCTGATAGTCCAGAATTTGATG GATTCCGTGACAAAACTTTCTTAGAATACTTAAACACGAAGAATTTGACACCAATTGTGCAGCATTATGTCGTTCAAGCAATTGCTATGGCTACTGAAAAGACTTCCTGTAGAGATGGTGTGAATCGCACAAAACATTTCTTAAATAGTCTTGGACGATATGGAAATACACCTTTTCTTTGGCCTATGTATGGTAGTGGTGAACTACCTCAGTGTTTTTGCAG ATTGTGTGCAGTATTTGGAGGAGTTTACTGTTTGAAAAGACAACTTGATGGTGTAGTGATACATAAAGATAAATGTAAAGCTATCATTAGTGGGAAACAGCGAATAAGTTTGGAACATTTGGTTGTTGGTCAAGGTCATCTGCCACCAGAAGTTGTTGCCTCTGAAGGTGATCAACGGATATCACGTGGAATCTTCATTACGGATAG ATCAATTATGCAAGGTGAAAAGGAGAATTTGACACTTTTATATTATCCTCCAGAACAACCTGATCAAGAACCAGTTACATTGATTGAATTGGGACCATCTACAAATGCATGCCCCCAAGGATTGT tCATGGTTCACATGACATGTAAGCGAACGACAGATGCAAAGGAAGACTTGGCCTATGTTGTCAACAAATTTTTGAAAGCTGAACCTCTCGATCCTTTGGCCATTCGTTCATCTATTCATAGCCATACACAGACCGTTTCTCCAGATAAGAGACATCTTCAG GAAGGTGATCAAGCTGGTAGAGAAGAATCTGCGGAGAATCCGAAGCCCCAAGTTTTGTGGTCTTTGTACTTAAACCTACCTGCAAGTGATATTCAGTTAAATGATTCTACTCCGAATAACCTTCATTTGTGTTCAGGTCCAGATTTAGAACTTGATTTTGATTTTGCTGTTAACCAG GCAAAGAGCATTTTTGAATCAATGTACCCCGAAGAAGATTTTCTTCCACGTGCACCTGATCCAGAAGAAATAGTGCTTGAAGGTGAAGAAGCACCAGGACCGAAATTTGAGGGAGATACAGAGGCTGAAGAAAAACAGGATGTTGAGAAAGCTGAGAAAGAGGATTAA
- the LOC143423002 gene encoding endocuticle structural glycoprotein SgAbd-2 isoform X2 codes for MGRENHPERLHINAAGTCTWYRRFDLVQTDIATATIIMQYLLLAFSLFGCAVGQFGGYRGFPSPNALLRPTPKPIQSQYTPQYSPGRFIGIRSQQKDTYPDGTYTFSYDTENGISVAESGRPQGTGQGQSEVVQGRFSYSAPDGTPITIEYTADENGFHPQGAHLPTPPPIPEAIRRALAANPPGPDDSDYRQPYNANLYRRY; via the exons ATGGGAAGGGAAAATCATCCCGAGCGTCTTCATATAAATGCTGCCGGTACTTGTACATGGTACCGCAGATTCGATCTTGTTCAAACCGACATCGCAACAGCAACCATCATCATGCAGTACCTA TTATTGGCATTTTCTCTATTCGGCTGCGCTGTAGGCCAGTTTGGTGGATACAGGGGTTTCCCGAGTCCAAATGCTTTGCTGCGTCCAACACCGAAACCGATACAATCCCAATATACGCCGCAATATAG TCCTGGAAGGTTCATAGGTATTCGTAGCCAACAGAAAGACACGTATCCAGACGGAACTTATACGTTCAGTTACGATACGGAAAATGGGATTTCGGTTGCTGAAAGCGGACGTCCTCAGGGCACTGGACAAGGACAAAGTGAG GTTGTCCAGGGAAGATTTTCGTATTCCGCGCCTGACGGTACTCCTATCACGATCGAGTATACAGCCGACGAAAACGGTTTCCATCCTCAAGGCGCGCACTTGCCAACACCACCTCCTATTCCTGAAGCTATTAGACGAGCTCTTGCTGCCAATCCACCTGGACCCGACGATTCAGACTATAGACAACCGTATAACGCAAACCTTTACCGAAGATATTAA
- the LOC143423002 gene encoding endocuticle structural glycoprotein SgAbd-2 isoform X1, translated as MGRENHPERLHINAAGTCTWYRRFDLVQTDIATATIIMQYLLLAFSLFGCAVGQFGGYRGFPSPNALLRPTPKPIQSQYTPQYSSPGRFIGIRSQQKDTYPDGTYTFSYDTENGISVAESGRPQGTGQGQSEVVQGRFSYSAPDGTPITIEYTADENGFHPQGAHLPTPPPIPEAIRRALAANPPGPDDSDYRQPYNANLYRRY; from the exons ATGGGAAGGGAAAATCATCCCGAGCGTCTTCATATAAATGCTGCCGGTACTTGTACATGGTACCGCAGATTCGATCTTGTTCAAACCGACATCGCAACAGCAACCATCATCATGCAGTACCTA TTATTGGCATTTTCTCTATTCGGCTGCGCTGTAGGCCAGTTTGGTGGATACAGGGGTTTCCCGAGTCCAAATGCTTTGCTGCGTCCAACACCGAAACCGATACAATCCCAATATACGCCGCAATATAG TAGTCCTGGAAGGTTCATAGGTATTCGTAGCCAACAGAAAGACACGTATCCAGACGGAACTTATACGTTCAGTTACGATACGGAAAATGGGATTTCGGTTGCTGAAAGCGGACGTCCTCAGGGCACTGGACAAGGACAAAGTGAG GTTGTCCAGGGAAGATTTTCGTATTCCGCGCCTGACGGTACTCCTATCACGATCGAGTATACAGCCGACGAAAACGGTTTCCATCCTCAAGGCGCGCACTTGCCAACACCACCTCCTATTCCTGAAGCTATTAGACGAGCTCTTGCTGCCAATCCACCTGGACCCGACGATTCAGACTATAGACAACCGTATAACGCAAACCTTTACCGAAGATATTAA